A genomic segment from Gracilinanus agilis isolate LMUSP501 chromosome 1, AgileGrace, whole genome shotgun sequence encodes:
- the LOC123250183 gene encoding zinc finger protein 239-like encodes MLIAQHRIPLVSSLSKYDIHGKSFRDNSELNKCPRIYAEEESLKYKGFEKVFNQDLQLNLHHIQHSREKSYKCNECGKAFTKWANLTRHQRIHSGEKPFKCNECGKAFTQRAQLTQHQLTHSGEKPFKCYECGKAFTQRAHVTQHQLTHSGERPYKCNECGKAFTNRGILTDHQRIHSGEKPYKCNECGKAFTKRGILTQHQRIHSGEKPYKCKECGKGFNRSTHLTLHQHTHNQEKPFKCNECGKAYSQISQLNTHQRVHSAEKPYKCNECGKAYSQISQLKIHQRVHSGEKPYKCSDCGKSFNRKTHLTRHQRIHSGEKNLAHNRDLMNVC; translated from the coding sequence ATGTTAATTGCACAACATAGAATTCCTTTAGTAAGTAGTCTTTCTAAATATGATATACATGGGAAAAGCTTCAGAGATaattcagaactaaataaatgtcCAAGAATCTATGCAGAAGAGGAATCTTTGAAGTATAAAGGATTTGAGAAAGTTTTCAACCAGGATTTACAGCTTAATCTCCATCATATTCAACATTCTAGAGAGAAAtcctataaatgtaatgaatgtgggaaagccttcaccAAGTGGGCAAATCTTACtcgacatcagagaattcattctggagaaaaaccctttaaatgtaatgaatgtgggaaagccttcaccCAAAGGGCACAACTTACTCAACATCAGCTTACCCATAGTGGAGAGAAACCATTTAAGTGTTatgaatgtggaaaggcctttACTCAAAGGGCACATGTAACTCAACATCAACTTACCCATAGTGGAGAAagaccttataaatgtaatgaatgtggtaAAGCCTTCACCAATCGAGGAATACTTACTGATCATCAGAGaattcattctggagagaaaccttataaatgcaatgaatgtgggaaagcctttaccAAGAGGGGAATACTTACTCAGCATCAGAGGattcattctggagagaaaccttataaatgtaaagaatgtgggaaaggctTCAACAGGAGTACACACCTTACTTTACATCAACACACTCATAATCAAGAGAAACCATTTAAGTGTAATGAGTGTGGGAAAGCCTACAGCCAGATTTCACAGCTCAATACTCATCAAAGAGTTCATTCTGCAGAGAAaccctataaatgtaatgaatgtgggaaagcctatAGTCAGATTTCACAGCTTAAAATTCATCAAAGAGTTCATTCTGGAGAAAAACCCTATAAATGCAGTGACTGTGGGAAAAGTTTTAACAGGAAAACACATCTTACAaggcatcagagaattcatagtgGAGAGAAGAACCTTGCCCATAATAGagacttaatgaatgtttgttga
- the LOC123250172 gene encoding zinc finger protein 483-like → MLALKKMTISLNTPNLVVHDQNRVLKVDASRDQVITLGREKNFDLESSRQSFRYFPYPEKAGPREAVNQLWELCLQWLRPEIHTKEQILELLVLEQFLTILPSEIRIWVKSQCPENIEEVVCLVEDLTQTLEEEASCSNESSHLQEENTEKEEMFPVTKFLESVTFKDVAPDFTWEEWEQLEPVQQDLCKDVLLENYRNLVFLGLSISKPNMTSQMEHMEVPWMLECEEPRCISLCE, encoded by the exons ATGCTGGCCCTGAAGAAGATGACAATCTCCTTAAACACCCCAAACCTGGTTGTACATGACCAAAACAGGGTCCTGAAAGTAGATGCCTCCCGGGATCAGGTAATCAccttaggaagagaaaaaaattttgatcTAGAGTCTTCTCGCCAGAGCTTCAGATATTTTCCATACCCGGAAAAGGCTGGGCCCCGAGAGGCTGTGAACCAACTTTGGGAACTCTGCCTTCAGTGGCTGAGGCCAGAAATTCACACAAAGGAACAGATCTTGGAGCTGTTGGTGCTGGAGCAATTCCTGACCATCCTGCCCAGTGAGATCAGGATTTGGGTGAAGTCACAGTGTCCAGAGAATATTGAGGAAGTGGTCTGCTTGGTGGAAGATTTGACCCAAACCCTTGAGGAGGAAG CTTCATGTTCTAATGAGTCTTCTCATCTTCAAGAAGAAaacacagagaaggaagaaatgttCCCAGTAACAAAATTTCTG gaatcagtgacattcaaggatgtggctccTGACTTCACGTGGGAAGAGTGGGAGCAACTGGAACCTGTTCAGCAGGACCTCTGCAAAGATGTGCTTTTGGAGAACTATAGGAACTTAGTTTTTCTTG GGCTTTCAATTTCCAAACCAAATATGACCTCCCAGATGGAACATATGGAAGTGCCATGGATGCTGGAGTGTGAAGAGCCAAGATGCATCAGTCTATGTGAGTGA
- the LOC123231230 gene encoding zinc finger protein 665-like — protein sequence MHEKCFKDDSQVTKCPQIYTAQKPFICNEFEKAFRHISQLKLRYTHHSGEKSYKCNECGKAFTKWANLTRHQRIHSGEKPYKCDECGKAFTQRTHLTQHQLTHIGEKPFKCNECGKAFFQRTHLTQHQHTHIEEKPFKCNECGKAYSYISQLSLHQRIHSGEKSYKCNECGKAFTKWANLTRHQRIHSGEKPYKCNECEKAFSQRAHLTQHQLIHSGEKPFKCNECERAFSQVSQLNLHQRIHSGEKPYKCNECGKAFTQRTILTQHQKIHSGEKPFKCNECGKAFTKRSNLTQHQHTHIGEKPFKCNECGKAYSYILQLNIHQRIHSGEKPFKCNECGKAFTKRVILTQHQKIHSGEKPYKCNECCKAFTKQANLTRHQRIHSGEKPYKCNDCGKTFTQKPNLTQHQKIHTEDKVLAHGRCVINVC from the coding sequence AtgcatgaaaagtgttttaaagATGATTCCCAAGTAACTAAATGCCCCCAAATCTACACAGCACAGAAACCTTTTATATGTAACGAATTTGAGAAAGCCTTCAGGCATATTTCACAACTGAAACTTCGCTATACCcatcattctggagaaaaatcctacaaatgtaatgaatgtgggaaagccttcaccAAATGGGCAAATCTTACTCGTCATCAGAGAATTCATTCTGGAGAAAAACCCTATAAATGTGATGAATGCGGAAAAGCTTTCACACAAAGGACACACCTTACTCAGCATCAGCTTACTCATATTGGAGAGAAACCATTtaagtgtaatgaatgtggaaaagctttttTCCAGCGGACACACCTTACCCAACATCAGCATACTCATATTGAAGAAAAGCCATTTAAGTGTaacgaatgtgggaaagcctACAGTTACATTTCACAGCTTAGTCTGCATCAAAGAATTCATTCGGGAGAGAAATCTTATAAATGCaacgaatgtgggaaagcctttaccAAATGGGCAAATCTTACtcgacatcagagaattcattctggagagaaaccctataaatgtaatgaatgtgaaaAAGCCTTTTCACAGAGGGCACACCTAACTCAGCATCAGCTTATTCATAGTGGAGAAAAACCATTTAAGTGTAATGAATGTGAGAGAGCTTTCAGCCAGGTTTCACAACTTAATCTTCATCAAAGAATTCAttctggagaaaaaccttataaatgcaatgaatgtgggaaagccttcaccCAACGGACAATCCTTACCcaacatcagaaaattcattctggagagaaaccctttaaATGTAACgagtgtgggaaagcctttacCAAGCGTTCAAACCTTACTCAACATCAACATACTCATATTGGAGAGAAACCATTTAAgtgcaatgaatgtgggaaggcttaTAGCTACATTTTACAGCTTAATATTCATCAAAGaattcattctggagagaaaccctttaaatgtaatgagtgtgggaaagccttcaccAAGCGTGTAATCCTTACtcaacatcagaaaattcattctggagagaaaccttataaatgtaatgaatgctGTAAAGCTTTTACCAAGCAAGCAAACCTTACtcgacatcagagaattcattctggagagaagccttataaatgtaatgactGTGGCAAAACCTTTACCCAAAAACCAAACCTTACTCAACATCAAAAAATTCATACTGAAGATAAGGTCCTTGCACATGGTAGATGTGtaattaatgtttgttaa